A portion of the Drosophila innubila isolate TH190305 chromosome 3L unlocalized genomic scaffold, UK_Dinn_1.0 0_D_3L, whole genome shotgun sequence genome contains these proteins:
- the LOC117788787 gene encoding uncharacterized protein LOC117788787, with amino-acid sequence MFKELVLFVHTASRNFCLMRPEAVPRGSACRPIVKNSFWANMVFFIAIFTPLYVCLLRDVFGLLRDFNYKMARGK; translated from the exons atgtTCAAGGAACTTGTATTGTTTGTGCATACAGCAAGTCGCAATTTCTGTCTAATGCGTCCTGAGGCAGTTCCACGTGGA AGTGCTTGTCGGCCCATTGTTAAGAATAGCTTTTGGGCAAATATGGTATTCTTTATAGCCATTTTCACGCCCCTCTACGTCTGCCTGCTGAGGGATGTGTTTGGACTGTTGCGCGACTTTAACTACAAGATGGCCAGGGGCAAGTAG
- the LOC117787927 gene encoding DNA replication licensing factor Mcm7, producing the protein MARRDYAQDRESIKTFLAEFCKCDDDGKKEFVYGSQLVKLAHREQVLITIDLDDLAEFNESLAEAVIENCRRYASIFSDVIAELLPSYKQQEVHAKDALDVYIEHRLMMDARNRNPMEQRDERNAFPTELMKRFEVGFKPQSTEKALSIREVKAQQIGKLVTVRGIVTRCTEVKPMMVVATYTCDRCGSETYQPVNSLSFIPVQDCPSDDCRVNKAGGRLYLQTRGSKFVKFQEIKMQEHSDQVPVGHIPRSMTILCRGEVTRMAQPGDHVLVSGVFLPMVRTGFAQMMQGLLSETFLQAHRIICINKNDDISDKDSELTPAELEELAQDDFYERLATSLAPEIYGHLDVKKALLLLLVGGVDKRPDGMKIRGSINICLMGDPGVAKSQLLGYISRLAVRSQYTTGRGSSGVGLTAAVMKDPLTGEMTLEGGALVLADQGVCCIDEFDKMADADRTAIHEVMEQQTISIAKAGIMTTLNARVSILAAANPAFGRYNPRRTVEQNIQLPAALLSRFDLLWLIQDKPDRDNDLRLAKHITYVHSHSKQPPSRVKSLDMNLMRRYINLCKRKHPTIPDELTDYIVGAYVELRRDARNQKDMTFTSARNLLGILRLSTALARLRLSDRVEKDDVAEALRLLEMSKDSLNQIHEHQKGHVPNTSDRIFAIVRELAGSGKAVKIADIMDRCTTKGFKPDQVDKCIDDYEELNVWQVNMGRTKITFM; encoded by the exons ATGGCACGCCGAGACTACGCTCAGGACAGAG AATcgatcaaaacatttttggccGAATTCTGTAAATGCGACGATGATGGCAAAAAGGAGTTTGTTTATGGCTCGCAGCTGGTGAAGTTGGCTCACCGTGAGCAAGTACTAATCACAATTGACTTGGATGATCTGGCGGAGTTCAATGAGAGTCTCGCCGAGGCTGTGATCGAGAATTGCCGACGCTATGCGTCCATCTTCAGTGATGTGATTGCCGAGCTGCTGCCCAGCTACAAACAGCAAGAGGTGCACGCCAAGGATGCCTTAGATGTGTACATTGAGCATCGTCTGATGATGGACGCGCGCAATCGGAATCCGATGGAACAACGCGACGAACGCAACGCTTTTCCCACGGAGTTGATGAAGAGATT TGAGGTTGGTTTCAAGCCACAGTCCACGGAAAAGGCGCTTTCCATACGGGAAGTGAAGGCGCAGCAAATTGGCAAACTGGTCACAGTTCGTGGCATTGTGACCCGTTGCACGGAGGTGAAGCCCATGATGGTGGTGGCCACCTACACCTGCGATCGCTGTGGCTCCGAGACATATCAGCCGGTCAACTCGCTGTCCTTTATCCCCGTTCAGGATTGCCCCTCAGATGATTGCCGGGTGAACAAAGCCGGCGGTCGTCTGTATTTGCAGACGCGTGGTTCCAAGTTTGTCAAGTTCCAGGAGATTAAAATGCAGGAGCACAGTGACCAGGTGCCCGTGGGTCACATTCCCCGCAGCATGACCATACTCTGCCGTGGCGAGGTGACGCGTATGGCACAACCAGGCGACCATGTCCTCGTCTCTGGTGTGTTCCTGCCCATGGTTCGCACTGGCTTTGCTCAAATGATGCAGGGTCTGCTCTCCGAGACATTCCTGCAGGCACAC CGTATCATTTGCATTAATAAGAATGATGACATCTCGGATAAGGACTCCGAATTGACGCCTGCTGAGCTGGAGGAGTTGGCACAGGATGATTTCTACGAACGTCTGGCCACCAGTTTGGCCCCTGAGATCTATGGTCACTTGGATGTGAAGAAGgcgctgcttctgctgcttgtAGGAGGAGTGGACAAACGTCCAGATGGCATGAAGATTCGCGGCAGCATTAACATCTGCCTGATGGGCGATCCCGGTGTGGCCAAATCCCAGCTGCTGGGCTACATAAGTCGCCTGGCTGTGCGCTCACAGTACACTACTGGACGCGGTTCCTCGGGCGTTGGTCTCACGGCTGCCGTGATGAAGGATCCTCTCACGGGCGAGATGACGCTGGAGGGAGGAGCTCTGGTGCTGGCTGATCAGGGCGTCTGTTGCATTGACGAGTTCGACAAAATGGCAGACGCAGATCGTACGGCCATTCACGAGGTCATGGAACAGCAGACCATTTCCATAGCCAAGGCGGGCATCATGACGACTCTGAATGCGCGTGTTTCCATTCTGGCTGCAGCTAATCCTGCCTTTGGTCGATACAACCCACGTCGCACTGTGGAACAGAATATTCAGTTGCCCGCCGCTTTGTTGTCGCGTTTCGATCTACTTTGGCTCATCCAGGACAAACCCGACCGCGACAACGATTTGCGACTGGCCAAGCACATCACCTATGTCCATAGCCACAGCAAGCAGCCACCCTCTAGGGTCAAGTCCTTGGACATGAATCTAATGCGCCGCTACATCAATCTCTGCAAACGCAAGCATCCAACCATTCCAGACGAGCTCACCGACTACATTGTGGGTGCCTATGTGGAGCTGCGACGCGATGCGCGCAACCAGAAGGACATGACATTCACCTCGGCACGTAATCTGCTCGGCATCCTCCGTCTCTCGACGGCTTTGGCACGTCTGCGACTCTCCGATCGCGTGGAGAAGGACGATGTGGCCGAGGCACTGCGTTTGCTGGAGATGTCCAAGGATTCGCTCAACCAGATACACGAACACCAGAAGGGACA TGTTCCCAATACTTCGGACCGCATCTTTGCCATCGTCAGGGAATTGGCTGGCTCTGGCAAGGCTGTCAAGATCGCCGACATCATGGACCGCTGCACGACAAAGGGCTTCAAACCCGACCAGGTGGACAAGTGCATCGATGACTACGAGGAGCTCAATGTGTGGCAGGTTAACATGGGTCGCACCAAGATTACATTTATGTGA